Proteins co-encoded in one Malus sylvestris chromosome 7, drMalSylv7.2, whole genome shotgun sequence genomic window:
- the LOC126629222 gene encoding membrane steroid-binding protein 1-like, which translates to MALQLWETLKEAIVAYTGLSPTTFFTVLALLVAVYHVASGLFGSSHDHRQLDRDMEEMQPLPPPVQLGEITEDELKQYDGTDPKKPLLMAVKGQIYDVSQGRMFYGPGGPYALFAGKDASRALAKMSFEEKDLTGDISDLGPFELEALQDWEYKFMSKYVKVGSIKSTAPGTEGESTSETAKAADQEATKPAEDIPSDSPAVKSEETSSSAEAKQE; encoded by the exons ATGGCTCTGCAACTGTGGGAAACACTGAAAGAGGCGATCGTGGCCTACACGGGCCTCTCTCCGACGACCTTCTTCACTGTGCTAGCTCTCCTCGTGGCCGTCTACCACGTGGCGTCGGGGCTGTTCGGGTCGTCCCACGACCACCGTCAGCTGGACAGGGACATGGAGGAGATGCAGCCTCTCCCGCCCCCTGTCCAGCTTGGCGAGATCACCGAAGACGAATTGAAGCAGTACGATGGCACCGATCCCAAGAAGCCTTTGCTCATGGCTGTCAAGGGTCAGATCTATGACGTGTCACAGGGCAG GATGTTTTATGGACCTGGTGGGCCGTATGCTCTGTTCGCAGGCAAAGATGCTAGCCGAGCTCTTGCTAAAATGTCTTTTGAAGAGAAAGATCTGACTGGTGATATCTCGGATCTTGGTCCGTTTGAACTCGAGGCCTTGCAGGATTGGGAATACAAGTTCATGAGCAAGTATGTCAAGGTTGGATCTATTAAGAGCACAGCTCCGGGAACTGAAGGAGAATCCACTAGTGAAACCGCTAAAGCCGCTGATCAAGAAGCTACTAAGCCTGCTGAAGATATTCCATCTGATAGTCCAGCTGTTAAATCCGAGGAAACCTCATCCAGTGCTGAAGCTAAGCAAGAGTAA
- the LOC126630301 gene encoding F-box/LRR-repeat protein At3g48880-like — MPSWNKIEIDGIRKAIGCWKDLESLTIGNIEWTEFLVLLKAISNNCKYFSELKLIGATNPTCNFALELVKYLPNLKVLSLRCSMFVKDALTTMLDGLQNLQVLNVSHCLVLAEIPQLGQDVVIVKELDRSVVHKASRLRRFITCMHMQDDDSSCVMCMRNRNDEGIVRWYRYEEGLWKEDEVKSLAV, encoded by the coding sequence ATGCCATCCTGGAACAAAATAGAGATTGATGGTATCCGCAAGGCCATCGGCTGTTGGAAAGACCTTGAATCCCTGACAATAGGGAACATAGAATGGACCGAATTTCTCGTCCTCTTGAAGGCGATTTCAAACAACTGCAAATATTTCAGCGAGCTAAAATTGATAGGCGCCACGAATCCTACTTGTAACTTTGCTTTAGAACTAGTTAAATATCTTCCAAACCTCAAGGTTTTAAGCCTTCGATGCTCAATGTTCGTGAAGGACGCTTTAACCACGATGCTAGACGGTCTGCAGAACCTGCAAGTTCTCAATGTATCGCATTGCCTTGTTTTGGCTGAAATCCCTCAGCTCGGTCAGGATGTTGTAATTGTTAAAGAGCTTGATCGATCCGTTGTTCACAAGGCTTCGAGGTTACGAAGATTTATAACATGCATGCACATGCAGGACGACGACTCGTCGTGCGTCATGTGCATGAGGAACAGAAACGACGAAGGGATCGTGAGGTGGTATAGATACGAAGAAGGGTTGTGGAAAGAAGATGAGGTGAAATCACTAGCAGTTTGA
- the LOC126629223 gene encoding F-box/LRR-repeat protein At3g48880-like — protein sequence MEDQETKKKRSRETMSCDNSRMTLGRWEDLNADILWKILDCFDDTSESDDSSSAIGKVNCSAVCKKWRSTLCDPRLWNTLDLSTMKSHFIKTPDKPYVYVCSRSEMALSRALKISLSLSHRNITTLIFNLQLYVPNDLFIYTAERYVKYLKLVPDFLLRNNFLIATIDKNYFLEKHMPNFTVFLTKLILAKRLIL from the coding sequence ATGGAAGATCaagaaacgaaaaaaaaaagaagtcgaGAAACAATGTCATGCGATAACTCGCGTATGACTTTGGGAAGATGGGAAGACCTGAATGCTGACATATTGTGGAAGATTTTAGACTGCTTCGACGACACCTCTGAATCTGATGATTCATCTTCCGCCATCGGAAAGGTTAACTGTAGTGCCGTTTGCAAGAAGTGGCGTTCGACTCTGTGTGATCCTCGGCTTTGGAACACGCTTGATTTGTCGACGATGAAATCACATTTCATCAAAACCCCAGATAAACCTTATGTTTATGTTTGCAGCCGGTCCGAGATGGCACTGAGTCGCGCTTTGAAGATTTCTCTGAGTCTCAGCCACAGGAACATAACCACGTTGATTTTTAATCTCCAGTTATATGTTCCCAATGATCTCTTCATCTACACCGCTGAAAGGTACGTTAAGTATTTGAAACTTGTTCCAGACTTTCTTCTAAGAAACAATTTTTTGATCGCGACCATTGACAAAAACTACTTTTTAGAGAAGCACATGCCTAACTTCACGGTGTTTCTAACAAAACTAATTCTAGCAAAACGGCTTATATTATGA